In Aptenodytes patagonicus chromosome 12, bAptPat1.pri.cur, whole genome shotgun sequence, a genomic segment contains:
- the GRK6 gene encoding G protein-coupled receptor kinase 6 isoform X2, with translation MELENIVANTVLLKAREGGGGNRKGKSKKWRQMLQFPHISLCEDLRQTLERDYHSLCEKQPIGHMLFRQFCETRPELSRCVKFLDAVAGYEVAPDEKRKECGQHLIEKYLKPNSEDHVPEVPSQLVDGCCERLEQEPSKELFKESTKLIHDYLSVAPFADYLDSLYFNRFLQWKWLERQPVTKNTFRQYRVLGKGGFGEVCACQVRATGKMYACKKLEKKRIKKRKGEAMALNEKQILEKVNSRFVVSLAYAYETKDALCLVLTLMNGGDLKFHIYHMGEAGFEEPRAAFYAAEICCGLEDLHQERIVYRDLKPENILLDDHGHIRISDLGLAVHVPEGQTIKGRVGTVGYMAPEVVKNERYTFSPDWWALGCLVYEMIEGQSPFQQRKKKIKREEVERLVKEVQEEYSEKFSPCARSLCTMLLCKDPLERLGCRGAGAKEVKEHPLFKHLNFRRLEAGMLDPPFKPDPQAIYCKDVLDIEQFSTVKGVELEPTDNDFYEKFATGSVPIPWQNEMIETECFKELNVFSTDGTVPPDLDWKGQPSPQPKKGLLQRLFSRQR, from the exons ATGGAGCTGGAGAACATCGTCGCCAACACCGTCCTCCTCAAGGCCCGCGAAG GTGGTGGCGGAAACCGGAAAGGCAAGAGTAAGAAATGGCGCCAGATGCTGCAGTTCCCCCACATCAGCCTCTGCGAGGATCTTCGACAAACCCTCG AGCGGGACTACCACAGCCTATGTGAGAAGCAGCCCATTGGGCACATGCTCTTTCGGCAGTTCTGCGAGACACGACCTGAGCTGTCACGCTGCGTCAAGTTCCTGGATGCCGTG GCAGGGTACGAAGTGGCTCCAGATGAGAAGCGGAAGGAATGTGGGCAGCACCTGATTGAAAAGTACTTGAAGCCAAAC AGTGAGGACCATGTGCCTGAAGTCCCCTCGCAGCTGGTGGATGGCTGTTGTGAGAGGCTGGAGCAGGAACCTTCCAAGGAGCTCTTCAAGGAATCCACTAA GCTTATCCACGACTACCTGAGTGTGGCTCCCTTTGCCGACTACCTCGACAGCTTGTACTTCAACCGCTTCCTGCAGTGGAAATGGCTGGAACG GCAGCCAGTGACCAAAAACACTTTCCGCCAGTACCGTGTGCTGGGCAAGGGCGGTTTTGGGGAG GTTTGTGCCTGCCAAGTGCGTGCCACGGGGAAGATGTACGCCTGcaagaagctggagaagaaacGGATCAAAAAGCGGAAAGGAGAGGCCATGGCCCTGAATGAGAAACAGATCCTGGAAAAAGTGAACAGTAGGTTTGTA GTGAGCTTAGCCTATGCATATGAAACTAAAGATGCTCTCTGCCTAGTGCTGACCCTCATGAATGGAGGGGACCTCAAGTTCCATATCTACCACATGGGAGAGGCTGGCTTCGAGGAGCCCCGCGCAGCTTTCTATGCTGCTGAGATCTGCTGTGGCCTCGAGGACTTGCACCAGGAGAGGATAGTGTACAG GGACCTGAAGCCAGAGAACATATTGTTGGATGACCATG GTCACATCCGTATCTCAGACCTGGGGCTAGCTGTGCACGTGCCGGAGGGCCAAACAATCAAGGGCCGGGTGGGAACAGTTGGCTACATGG CTCCGGAGGTGGTGAAGAATGAGCGCTACACGTTCAGCCCAGACTGgtgggctctgggctgcctggtgTACGAGATGATCGAGGGACAGTCCCCCTTCCAGCAGCGTAAGAAGAAGATCAAGCGGGAGGAGGTGGAGCGGTTGGTGAAAGAAGTGCAGGAGGAGTACTCAGAGAAGTTCTCGCCTTGTGCCCGCTCCCTCTGCACTATG CTCCTGTGCAAAGACCCTCTGGAGCGCCTGGGGTGCCGAGGAGCTGGGGCCAAGGAAGTGAAGGAGCATCCTCTCTTCAAGCACCTCAACTTCAGGAGGCTGGAAGCAGGCATGCTGGACCCCCCCTTCAAGCCAGAT CCCCAGGCCATCTACTGCAAGGATGTTCTGGACATCGAGCAGTTCTCCACAGTGAAAGGGGTGGAGCTGGAGCCCACGGACAATGACTTCTATGAGAAGTTTGCTACCGGAAGCGTGCCCATTCCTTGGCAGAATGAG ATGATCGAGACAGAGTGTTTTAAGGAGCTGAATGTCTTTAGCACAGACGGCACGGTGCCCCCAGACCTGGACTGGAAAGGGCAGCCTTCTCCACAGCCCAAAAAAGGGTTACTCCAGCGCTTATTCAGCAGACAG aggTGA
- the GRK6 gene encoding G protein-coupled receptor kinase 6 isoform X1 produces the protein MELENIVANTVLLKAREGGGGNRKGKSKKWRQMLQFPHISLCEDLRQTLERDYHSLCEKQPIGHMLFRQFCETRPELSRCVKFLDAVAGYEVAPDEKRKECGQHLIEKYLKPNSEDHVPEVPSQLVDGCCERLEQEPSKELFKESTKLIHDYLSVAPFADYLDSLYFNRFLQWKWLERQPVTKNTFRQYRVLGKGGFGEVCACQVRATGKMYACKKLEKKRIKKRKGEAMALNEKQILEKVNSRFVVSLAYAYETKDALCLVLTLMNGGDLKFHIYHMGEAGFEEPRAAFYAAEICCGLEDLHQERIVYRDLKPENILLDDHGHIRISDLGLAVHVPEGQTIKGRVGTVGYMAPEVVKNERYTFSPDWWALGCLVYEMIEGQSPFQQRKKKIKREEVERLVKEVQEEYSEKFSPCARSLCTMLLCKDPLERLGCRGAGAKEVKEHPLFKHLNFRRLEAGMLDPPFKPDPQAIYCKDVLDIEQFSTVKGVELEPTDNDFYEKFATGSVPIPWQNEMIETECFKELNVFSTDGTVPPDLDWKGQPSPQPKKGLLQRLFSRQDCCGNCSDSEEEPTRL, from the exons ATGGAGCTGGAGAACATCGTCGCCAACACCGTCCTCCTCAAGGCCCGCGAAG GTGGTGGCGGAAACCGGAAAGGCAAGAGTAAGAAATGGCGCCAGATGCTGCAGTTCCCCCACATCAGCCTCTGCGAGGATCTTCGACAAACCCTCG AGCGGGACTACCACAGCCTATGTGAGAAGCAGCCCATTGGGCACATGCTCTTTCGGCAGTTCTGCGAGACACGACCTGAGCTGTCACGCTGCGTCAAGTTCCTGGATGCCGTG GCAGGGTACGAAGTGGCTCCAGATGAGAAGCGGAAGGAATGTGGGCAGCACCTGATTGAAAAGTACTTGAAGCCAAAC AGTGAGGACCATGTGCCTGAAGTCCCCTCGCAGCTGGTGGATGGCTGTTGTGAGAGGCTGGAGCAGGAACCTTCCAAGGAGCTCTTCAAGGAATCCACTAA GCTTATCCACGACTACCTGAGTGTGGCTCCCTTTGCCGACTACCTCGACAGCTTGTACTTCAACCGCTTCCTGCAGTGGAAATGGCTGGAACG GCAGCCAGTGACCAAAAACACTTTCCGCCAGTACCGTGTGCTGGGCAAGGGCGGTTTTGGGGAG GTTTGTGCCTGCCAAGTGCGTGCCACGGGGAAGATGTACGCCTGcaagaagctggagaagaaacGGATCAAAAAGCGGAAAGGAGAGGCCATGGCCCTGAATGAGAAACAGATCCTGGAAAAAGTGAACAGTAGGTTTGTA GTGAGCTTAGCCTATGCATATGAAACTAAAGATGCTCTCTGCCTAGTGCTGACCCTCATGAATGGAGGGGACCTCAAGTTCCATATCTACCACATGGGAGAGGCTGGCTTCGAGGAGCCCCGCGCAGCTTTCTATGCTGCTGAGATCTGCTGTGGCCTCGAGGACTTGCACCAGGAGAGGATAGTGTACAG GGACCTGAAGCCAGAGAACATATTGTTGGATGACCATG GTCACATCCGTATCTCAGACCTGGGGCTAGCTGTGCACGTGCCGGAGGGCCAAACAATCAAGGGCCGGGTGGGAACAGTTGGCTACATGG CTCCGGAGGTGGTGAAGAATGAGCGCTACACGTTCAGCCCAGACTGgtgggctctgggctgcctggtgTACGAGATGATCGAGGGACAGTCCCCCTTCCAGCAGCGTAAGAAGAAGATCAAGCGGGAGGAGGTGGAGCGGTTGGTGAAAGAAGTGCAGGAGGAGTACTCAGAGAAGTTCTCGCCTTGTGCCCGCTCCCTCTGCACTATG CTCCTGTGCAAAGACCCTCTGGAGCGCCTGGGGTGCCGAGGAGCTGGGGCCAAGGAAGTGAAGGAGCATCCTCTCTTCAAGCACCTCAACTTCAGGAGGCTGGAAGCAGGCATGCTGGACCCCCCCTTCAAGCCAGAT CCCCAGGCCATCTACTGCAAGGATGTTCTGGACATCGAGCAGTTCTCCACAGTGAAAGGGGTGGAGCTGGAGCCCACGGACAATGACTTCTATGAGAAGTTTGCTACCGGAAGCGTGCCCATTCCTTGGCAGAATGAG ATGATCGAGACAGAGTGTTTTAAGGAGCTGAATGTCTTTAGCACAGACGGCACGGTGCCCCCAGACCTGGACTGGAAAGGGCAGCCTTCTCCACAGCCCAAAAAAGGGTTACTCCAGCGCTTATTCAGCAGACAG
- the GRK6 gene encoding G protein-coupled receptor kinase 6 isoform X3, producing MELENIVANTVLLKAREGGGGNRKGKSKKWRQMLQFPHISLCEDLRQTLERDYHSLCEKQPIGHMLFRQFCETRPELSRCVKFLDAVAGYEVAPDEKRKECGQHLIEKYLKPNSEDHVPEVPSQLVDGCCERLEQEPSKELFKESTKLIHDYLSVAPFADYLDSLYFNRFLQWKWLERQPVTKNTFRQYRVLGKGGFGEVCACQVRATGKMYACKKLEKKRIKKRKGEAMALNEKQILEKVNMLTLMNGGDLKFHIYHMGEAGFEEPRAAFYAAEICCGLEDLHQERIVYRDLKPENILLDDHGHIRISDLGLAVHVPEGQTIKGRVGTVGYMAPEVVKNERYTFSPDWWALGCLVYEMIEGQSPFQQRKKKIKREEVERLVKEVQEEYSEKFSPCARSLCTMLLCKDPLERLGCRGAGAKEVKEHPLFKHLNFRRLEAGMLDPPFKPDPQAIYCKDVLDIEQFSTVKGVELEPTDNDFYEKFATGSVPIPWQNEMIETECFKELNVFSTDGTVPPDLDWKGQPSPQPKKGLLQRLFSRQDCCGNCSDSEEEPTRL from the exons ATGGAGCTGGAGAACATCGTCGCCAACACCGTCCTCCTCAAGGCCCGCGAAG GTGGTGGCGGAAACCGGAAAGGCAAGAGTAAGAAATGGCGCCAGATGCTGCAGTTCCCCCACATCAGCCTCTGCGAGGATCTTCGACAAACCCTCG AGCGGGACTACCACAGCCTATGTGAGAAGCAGCCCATTGGGCACATGCTCTTTCGGCAGTTCTGCGAGACACGACCTGAGCTGTCACGCTGCGTCAAGTTCCTGGATGCCGTG GCAGGGTACGAAGTGGCTCCAGATGAGAAGCGGAAGGAATGTGGGCAGCACCTGATTGAAAAGTACTTGAAGCCAAAC AGTGAGGACCATGTGCCTGAAGTCCCCTCGCAGCTGGTGGATGGCTGTTGTGAGAGGCTGGAGCAGGAACCTTCCAAGGAGCTCTTCAAGGAATCCACTAA GCTTATCCACGACTACCTGAGTGTGGCTCCCTTTGCCGACTACCTCGACAGCTTGTACTTCAACCGCTTCCTGCAGTGGAAATGGCTGGAACG GCAGCCAGTGACCAAAAACACTTTCCGCCAGTACCGTGTGCTGGGCAAGGGCGGTTTTGGGGAG GTTTGTGCCTGCCAAGTGCGTGCCACGGGGAAGATGTACGCCTGcaagaagctggagaagaaacGGATCAAAAAGCGGAAAGGAGAGGCCATGGCCCTGAATGAGAAACAGATCCTGGAAAAAGTGAACA TGCTGACCCTCATGAATGGAGGGGACCTCAAGTTCCATATCTACCACATGGGAGAGGCTGGCTTCGAGGAGCCCCGCGCAGCTTTCTATGCTGCTGAGATCTGCTGTGGCCTCGAGGACTTGCACCAGGAGAGGATAGTGTACAG GGACCTGAAGCCAGAGAACATATTGTTGGATGACCATG GTCACATCCGTATCTCAGACCTGGGGCTAGCTGTGCACGTGCCGGAGGGCCAAACAATCAAGGGCCGGGTGGGAACAGTTGGCTACATGG CTCCGGAGGTGGTGAAGAATGAGCGCTACACGTTCAGCCCAGACTGgtgggctctgggctgcctggtgTACGAGATGATCGAGGGACAGTCCCCCTTCCAGCAGCGTAAGAAGAAGATCAAGCGGGAGGAGGTGGAGCGGTTGGTGAAAGAAGTGCAGGAGGAGTACTCAGAGAAGTTCTCGCCTTGTGCCCGCTCCCTCTGCACTATG CTCCTGTGCAAAGACCCTCTGGAGCGCCTGGGGTGCCGAGGAGCTGGGGCCAAGGAAGTGAAGGAGCATCCTCTCTTCAAGCACCTCAACTTCAGGAGGCTGGAAGCAGGCATGCTGGACCCCCCCTTCAAGCCAGAT CCCCAGGCCATCTACTGCAAGGATGTTCTGGACATCGAGCAGTTCTCCACAGTGAAAGGGGTGGAGCTGGAGCCCACGGACAATGACTTCTATGAGAAGTTTGCTACCGGAAGCGTGCCCATTCCTTGGCAGAATGAG ATGATCGAGACAGAGTGTTTTAAGGAGCTGAATGTCTTTAGCACAGACGGCACGGTGCCCCCAGACCTGGACTGGAAAGGGCAGCCTTCTCCACAGCCCAAAAAAGGGTTACTCCAGCGCTTATTCAGCAGACAG
- the LOC143166023 gene encoding alpha-2Db adrenergic receptor-like, which produces MEPASTLPNASGNGSGASSAPHSPAATGLILLAALAVLLATLVGNALVVVAVSTSRALRAPQNLFLVSLASADILVAVLVLPFSLANEVMGYWYFGGLWCSLYLALDVLLCTASIGHLCAISLDRYWAVTRAARLNLRRSPGRVKGMIGTVWAAAALVALPPLLRAQPGDRECQLSQETWYVLASCAASFFAPCLVMVAVYCRIYHLTARRTAALFATRAPRPAGTSKKGPGVRMPDWRRRSQHQSVLLCRWRLVQARERRFTVVLAVVMGAFVLCWFPFFFTYSLGAVCGEGCRVSKPLFNFFFWIGYCNSSLNPLIYTLFNRDFRAAFRRLLAVPRRHRT; this is translated from the coding sequence ATGGAGCCAGCCAGCACCCTCCCCAACGCCTCCGGTAATGGCAGCGGCGCCAGCAGCGCCCCGCACTCGCCTGCGGCCACGGGGCTCATCCTGCTGGCCGCCCTCGctgtcctgctggccacgctggtGGGCAATgcgctggtggtggtggccgtCTCTACCAGCCGGGCCCTGCGGGCCCCGCAGAACCTCTTCCTGGTGTCCCTGGCCTCGGCGGACATCCTGGTGGCCGTCCTCGTCCTGCCCTTCTCGCTGGCCAACGAGGTGATGGGCTACTGGTATTTTGGCGGCCTGTGGTGCAGCTTGTACTTGGCGCTGGACGTGCTGCTCTGCACCGCCTCCATCGGGCACCTCTGTGCCATCAGCCTCGACCGCTACTGGGCTGTCACCCGGGCAGCCCGGCTCAACCTGcgccgcagccccgggcgggTGAAGGGGATGATCGGGACAGTCTGGGCGGCGGCGGCCCTGGTGGCACTGCCACCGCTCCTGCGGGCCCAGCCAGGGGACCGGGAATGCCAGCTGAGCCAGGAGACCTGGTATGTGCTGGCCTCCTGCGCCGCCTCTTTCTTCGCTCCCTGCCTCGTCATGGTCGCCGTCTACTGCCGTATCTACCACCTGACCGCCCGGCGGACAGCGGCCCTCTTTGCcacccgcgccccgcgccccgccggcaccAGCAAGAAGGGGCCAGGAGTCAGGATGCCGGACTGGCGGCGCCGGAGCCAGCACCAGAGCGTGTTGCTGTGCCGGTGGCGACTGGTGCAGGCGCGGGAGCGGCGCTTCACTGTCGTGCTGGCTGTGGTGATGGGGGCCTTCGTGCTGTGCTGGTTTCCCTTCTTCTTCACCTACAGCCTGGGGGCTGTCTGCGGGGAGGGCTGCCGTGTCTCCAAGCCCCTCTTCAACTTCTTCTTCTGGATCGGCTACTGCAACAGCAGCCTCAACCCCCTCATCTACACCCTCTTCAACCGGGACTTCCGTGCCGCCTTCCGCCGGCTCCTCGCTGTCCCCCGCCGGCACCGCACCTAG